From Alloacidobacterium dinghuense:
CTTCGGCATCGCCTGCGATATGCTCGTCGCCATCTTCAAGGTCCATTTTGCGTTCGGATTCTTCATGAACTGGTTCGGCAACCAAAAAGGCGAAGGCTATGAGTACCACCTGCTCGTCCTCGCGCTCTGCCTCTTGATCATCGTCAAAGGTGCTGGTGCGTTGTCCATTGACAGAGCCCTGAGCAAAGAAACGAAATAAACGAACGGATAGGGAAATCTGCGCTTTTCTGAGGCCGTGGACACGTCCGCGTCAAACGCGCGCCAGAAATGGCCCCAGGATGGCGAGGAGCAGCACATAGGCCGCCGAAATTGGCCCCAGCCGGGGTTCGAGAACCACGCCAAGGCCGGCGATCACAATTGAAAATTCACCCCGCGGCACAAGTGCAAACCCGCTTCGCAAACAGCCTTGGCGGTCCACGCCCTTGTGGCGTGCCGTCCAGTAGCCCGTAGCCACTTTGGTGAGCGCAGTCACCACTGCAAGGGTCATCGCGACAGGAAGCGCTGCCGGAAGCGTGTGCGGATCAACCTCTAACCCAAAAAAGAAAAAGAAAATGGCGGCGAACAGATCGCGCAGCGGCGCCAGCAACCGGCTCGCTTGGTGCGCAACCGATCCTGTCACTGCAATCCCGACCAGAAACGCTCCAATCGCGGAGGAGACTTGCAGTCGCTCCGCAAGCCCGGCTACAAGCACTACGACTCCGAAGATAGTAAGCAGAACAATCTCATCAGATTCGTGCGCGAAAAGCCTGCTGATTCGCTGTCCGAATCGCAATGCAATGAAAAGCACGATCAAAACAACAAGAACAGCCACCGAAACCGAAACGACGATTCGCGCCCGAGTTCCCCCCGCAAGAAGCACAGCCACCAATGGCAGATAAACAGCCATGGCCAGGTCTTCGAGAATAAGCACCGACAGGATGCCGGGCGTCTCCGCATTATTCAGCCGCTTCAAGTCATTTAGGATCTTGGCGACGATGCCTGAAGACGAAATGTAAGTAACTCCGCCAAGCAGCAGGGCGGGCAACGTCCCCCAGCCCAACAGTAAACCAGCAATCAGGCCGGGGGCGAAATTCAGCACGAAATCCAGAGCGCCTGCTGCCAGTCCCTTGCGCAGGTTCTGGCGCAATTGCTCCCCGCTGTACTCAAGGCCCAGCATGAACAGGAGCAGCAGCACTCCAATCTCCGCGCCTGTCGACGTAAATTCCTTACTCAGGTTAAGAGGCGCGAGTCCGCCATTTCCAAAACACAAGCCCAGGATCAGGTAAAGAGGAATAGCAGAGATGCTCCAGCGACTCGCCAGCCGCGCAAGGAGCGCAAGAACAACAATGGCAGCACCCAGTTCGATCAGTACGCGATAGCCCTCATGCGGGGCGACTGGAGCATTCGATAACAGAGCCAGACCAAAGACGAAGGGATGCACCTATTCCGCGCCCTCACCGGCACAGGTCTCTTTACGTCTCTTGCGCGAGATGCGAGGTGCAGTCTTAAGCAAGATGGAAACCCCTGATATCGAACAACAGACAAGACTAGCGAATCCAGCGAGGAAGCGCCACGCGGAAGGTCCGCGAGCCATCAGGATTCAATTTGGGATTGGTCAGCCCTGAGAGGCACGATGATTCTTTGACTCGGCCCACAGCATTTGATATAAAAATTTAGGCGAAACGTCATCCCGCCAGACACTCCTCAGTAGCTCAATGGCAGAGCATTCGGCTGTTAACCGAAGGGTTGTAGGTTCGAGTCCTACCTGAGGAGCCAATTCTAAAGAATTTAACTTCATCCCTTAGAAAATCCACCCCCACAGAACCCCACATTACGCCAAAGCCTCTTTCTTTGGAGATATGAGCATCTTCACTACTTTGCTGTTCGCGTCCTGCTTCGCACGCAGCGTAGAGTTGCCATAGACGTTCATCGTAGTCGCGACATTACTGTGCCGCATCAGATTTTGCTGAACGCCGATAGGCGCTCCCGTCTCGTCGAGCAATGAGCGATAGGTGTGCCGGAACGAGTGCCATCCCAGTCTCTGTATTCCTATCTCCGTGCCTTTCGGCCGGAGGATATTACGCTGGATGATTCCAGCATGGAAATAACGTCCTGTGACAGGCGACGGAAAGACAAGTCCTACCCTTCGGTGTCCCTTCGCGCATGCAAGACCTGCGCGAAGATGGAATCGAGCGGAATATCGTCGTGAGACGCCTCGGTCTTTACTTTGCCGACACGCCCACTAACGACGCCCTGCTGAACAAGGATTACACCGGTATCGAAGTCGATATGTTTCCACCTGAGGGCAAGAATTTCAGAGATCCTGAGGCCGGTACATATCGCCACGATAACCATGGTCCGATAGGGTTCGTGCAGAACATTTACCAATTCCTGAAGCTTCTCAGGAGTGATGACCTGCGGACGCCATTTCCTGGCGCTCGTACCTTTCAGCTTTACCAATTCGACAGGATTACGCTGCAAGTCAAGCAGACCCCAAAGCATCGCGCGTTCAAAAAGCAAATGGGACAATGCGCGTACATGCGCCTTGGTCTTTCCTGCGAGGGGCAAGTCTTTCAACCATTCATTCTGTTCAAGGGGTTTGATATCCGTGAGGATGGTCGAACTCCATCGTGGCTGGATATGTTTTGAGAAATACGAGTTGTATCCGGACACAGTGCTATAAGAGAGGCCGTCGATGACGGTGACGTTGCCCAAGAATCTCCTCAAAGCGCTCCTCGGTCTTAAACCGATCGATGACAACTCCCATTGTTGGCTTTTATGGGTACGGAAGGATTCCGGCCCGTTGATGTACGCGAGCGCCTCATCTGCTGCCGCACGGCTGTGATCAACCAACTGCGAGCTTTTCTGCTCGAACGAGGCATGACTTTTGCCAAGAGCCCGGCGAAGTTGAAGCAGGTGATGCCGGAGATC
This genomic window contains:
- a CDS encoding tyrosine-type recombinase/integrase; protein product: MRRFLGNVTVIDGLSYSTVSGYNSYFSKHIQPRWSSTILTDIKPLEQNEWLKDLPLAGKTKAHVRALSHLLFERAMLWGLLDLQRNPVELVKLKGTSARKWRPQVITPEKLQELVNVLHEPYRTMVIVAICTGLRISEILALRWKHIDFDTGVILVQQGVVSGRVGKVKTEASHDDIPLDSIFAQVLHARRDTEG
- a CDS encoding cation:proton antiporter; its protein translation is MHPFVFGLALLSNAPVAPHEGYRVLIELGAAIVVLALLARLASRWSISAIPLYLILGLCFGNGGLAPLNLSKEFTSTGAEIGVLLLLFMLGLEYSGEQLRQNLRKGLAAGALDFVLNFAPGLIAGLLLGWGTLPALLLGGVTYISSSGIVAKILNDLKRLNNAETPGILSVLILEDLAMAVYLPLVAVLLAGGTRARIVVSVSVAVLVVLIVLFIALRFGQRISRLFAHESDEIVLLTIFGVVVLVAGLAERLQVSSAIGAFLVGIAVTGSVAHQASRLLAPLRDLFAAIFFFFFGLEVDPHTLPAALPVAMTLAVVTALTKVATGYWTARHKGVDRQGCLRSGFALVPRGEFSIVIAGLGVVLEPRLGPISAAYVLLLAILGPFLARV